A genomic stretch from Candidatus Bathyarchaeota archaeon includes:
- the asnB gene encoding asparagine synthase (glutamine-hydrolyzing), giving the protein MGSDANRNIKIICESLRHRGPDDSGYYFNENVALGHQALKLSAAPSNHQPLTNEDNKIWITFDGEIYNKGQLIEQLEKKHAFRTNSSAEVVVHSYEENGPDCVNLFNGLFAFCLWDPTNKQLFCARDRLGEKPLYYSNFQGQLIFASEIQGILAYPLFSRKPNDHFIYQYMLTGYPKRNGDTFFAGIKEILPGHFMVASRNGFSVSKYWHPLKQLKSNTIKDDSSYASEFQQLLKNAVGIRLPPESPVGTLLSGGLDSTSLVFIIDQLLKQESELKAQNRKSQELFSAIYESSTEQGDERSYIRGVGNVLETEINYVYPSVSGYWNEIKRFIFRIEEPVAVFNYYVFWCLFQAARQKVSFVFSGQGADALLGGQSNHTLKYLEELWARKNFSQLTKELASDTRRILSMLAWSTFFGRGAESKRKALLAPKFVEAHRNESLLNETSSLESALLNDVTQHSVEYLRVDDRASSAFSIECIHPFLDHRLVEFAFSLPANQKIRNGLTKYVLRKAMKGLIPEAIRLNKKKLGTPIPQQRWMRELQQYITNLIASDKFKERGYFDQSAVLYIFNRYCEGKFNRVEHHYYTNILWRIVNLELWFEIFFK; this is encoded by the coding sequence TTGGGGTCTGATGCAAACAGAAATATAAAAATAATCTGTGAAAGCCTTAGACATAGAGGTCCAGACGATAGCGGATATTACTTTAACGAAAACGTTGCTCTGGGGCACCAAGCTCTAAAACTAAGTGCTGCTCCAAGCAACCATCAACCACTCACCAACGAAGACAACAAAATCTGGATCACGTTCGATGGTGAAATCTACAACAAAGGACAGCTTATAGAGCAACTAGAAAAAAAACATGCATTCAGGACAAATTCTAGCGCAGAAGTTGTAGTTCACTCCTATGAGGAGAATGGGCCAGATTGTGTTAACCTGTTTAATGGACTGTTTGCCTTTTGCCTCTGGGATCCTACAAACAAGCAGTTGTTCTGCGCCAGAGACAGACTGGGTGAGAAACCACTTTATTATAGCAATTTCCAAGGTCAGCTTATTTTCGCATCGGAGATACAAGGCATACTGGCGTATCCGCTGTTTTCAAGAAAACCCAATGATCATTTCATATATCAGTATATGCTAACAGGCTATCCTAAGAGAAACGGGGATACTTTTTTTGCGGGAATCAAGGAAATACTGCCTGGCCACTTCATGGTGGCTAGCAGAAATGGGTTTTCTGTCAGCAAATATTGGCATCCATTAAAGCAATTGAAATCCAATACCATTAAAGATGACAGCTCTTATGCATCTGAATTTCAACAGCTATTAAAAAACGCGGTAGGCATTAGGCTCCCACCAGAATCTCCGGTTGGGACACTTCTTAGTGGCGGGCTTGATTCAACATCCCTTGTTTTTATAATCGACCAACTTCTGAAGCAGGAAAGCGAATTAAAAGCTCAAAATAGAAAATCGCAAGAACTGTTTTCTGCTATTTATGAAAGTTCGACGGAACAAGGTGACGAAAGGTCCTACATCCGAGGAGTTGGAAATGTTTTAGAAACGGAGATTAACTACGTTTATCCCTCTGTTTCGGGGTATTGGAATGAAATCAAGAGATTCATATTTCGCATTGAAGAGCCAGTAGCCGTCTTTAACTATTACGTCTTTTGGTGTCTTTTTCAAGCTGCAAGACAGAAAGTGAGTTTCGTTTTCAGTGGTCAAGGAGCCGATGCGCTTCTCGGAGGGCAATCTAATCATACTCTAAAGTACTTAGAAGAGCTTTGGGCGCGCAAAAATTTCAGTCAACTCACAAAAGAACTAGCGAGTGACACAAGACGGATTTTATCCATGTTAGCTTGGTCAACTTTTTTCGGTCGCGGAGCTGAATCAAAGAGAAAGGCACTGCTTGCACCAAAGTTTGTTGAAGCTCATCGTAATGAATCGCTTTTAAATGAAACTTCCTCTCTTGAGAGCGCTCTTCTTAATGACGTTACGCAACATTCTGTCGAATATCTTCGTGTTGATGATAGAGCTTCTTCTGCTTTCTCTATTGAGTGTATTCATCCTTTTCTCGACCACAGACTTGTTGAATTCGCCTTCTCACTTCCCGCTAACCAAAAAATTAGAAATGGCTTGACAAAATATGTACTTAGAAAAGCTATGAAAGGTTTAATTCCAGAAGCTATCCGTTTGAATAAAAAGAAGTTGGGCACACCAATACCCCAGCAACGCTGGATGAGGGAGCTACAGCAGTATATCACGAACCTTATAGCGTCTGATAAATTCAAAGAAAGAGGATATTTTGATCAGTCTGCAGTTTTGTATATCTTCAACCGTTACTGCGAAGGGAAGTTTAACCGTGTGGAGCATCATTATTACACGAATATACTTTGGCGAATTGTTAACTTGGAACTTTGGTTTGAAATTTTTTTTAAATGA
- a CDS encoding polysaccharide deacetylase family protein, whose protein sequence is MTYKRLVVTTSWDDTRAGWRLSNLLESYGLKATFYVVSNWIGKTISIDELRSMSEVFELGAHTKSHVILTKVSNEVAKREISGSKIDLEKKITHVTSFAYPHGLYRKEHVAMVREAGFLCARTTKPFSVDACNPFEINVTLQAAPHRLIDAKGLARCFRITPKIFLRLDLFKKWDLLGKILFDSLLRTGGVFHLWGHEWEIEQYKSWSRLEDLLAHIAFRRNVTYLTVTDCATMLCNNRKNAKFC, encoded by the coding sequence ATGACTTACAAACGATTAGTTGTAACTACTAGTTGGGATGACACGCGGGCAGGTTGGAGGCTGTCAAACCTGCTGGAGAGCTACGGATTAAAAGCAACTTTTTATGTTGTCTCCAATTGGATCGGAAAAACGATATCAATAGACGAATTGCGTAGTATGTCTGAAGTTTTTGAATTAGGTGCTCATACTAAAAGTCATGTGATTCTTACGAAGGTTAGCAACGAAGTAGCGAAAAGGGAGATCTCTGGCTCTAAGATTGACTTGGAAAAGAAAATCACACATGTTACATCCTTTGCCTATCCCCATGGTCTCTATCGTAAAGAACATGTGGCAATGGTTAGAGAGGCTGGTTTTCTCTGCGCACGAACAACAAAACCTTTTTCAGTAGATGCATGTAATCCATTTGAAATAAACGTAACGCTGCAAGCAGCACCACATAGACTTATTGATGCTAAAGGTTTAGCTCGATGTTTTAGGATCACTCCGAAGATATTTCTCAGACTTGATTTGTTTAAAAAATGGGACCTTCTGGGTAAAATTTTGTTTGACTCACTTCTACGAACAGGCGGGGTTTTCCATTTGTGGGGTCACGAATGGGAAATAGAACAATATAAAAGTTGGTCCAGACTTGAGGATCTGCTGGCTCATATCGCTTTTCGGCGCAACGTCACTTATCTAACAGTGACCGATTGCGCAACAATGTTATGCAATAATAGGAAAAATGCTAAATTTTGTTAA
- a CDS encoding GNAT family N-acetyltransferase has translation MSVEELRNNNEWDEFLRESLQGTFYHSLKWKEVIEKSFSYRAHYLVVKNGNGKIIGICPAFIRKYGGLKIYTSMPHSDFGGPIIKESYVEKSAFLLKNFIEELCFEQGISCAEIYFSDEKVARFFKSSPGYVDSSRGVMFLDLKVRSSDIIWKEIFSGKQRYEIKRFERNGFCIREASTKSDLREFYRLYLDNMRHLDSYGNPYSFFRNIWDLLFPKNFNMLLLEKGKCLGGLAQFKYEKGIYGGYVAIDRQWNWGRYSMMPYMIWKLISWAEENGFRYISLGSTPSQNANAYHIQKSNFGAAFLQQEKVTIPFSFNAKVYMLAKTKAIPSCKQSEKFFPINFELS, from the coding sequence ATGTCTGTTGAAGAATTGAGAAATAATAATGAATGGGACGAATTCCTGCGTGAATCTCTACAGGGAACCTTTTACCATAGTCTAAAATGGAAGGAGGTAATTGAAAAGTCTTTTTCGTATCGAGCACATTATCTTGTTGTTAAAAATGGAAATGGAAAAATTATCGGTATTTGCCCTGCTTTCATACGGAAATATGGCGGATTAAAGATATACACTTCAATGCCACACTCCGACTTTGGAGGACCAATAATAAAAGAAAGTTATGTTGAAAAATCTGCTTTCTTGTTGAAAAACTTCATTGAAGAGTTATGTTTTGAACAAGGAATATCGTGTGCAGAAATTTATTTCAGCGATGAGAAAGTGGCTCGATTTTTCAAATCATCGCCAGGATATGTCGATTCAAGTAGGGGCGTTATGTTTCTTGATCTCAAGGTTAGATCATCTGATATTATATGGAAGGAAATTTTTTCAGGAAAGCAGCGATATGAAATTAAACGCTTCGAACGAAATGGTTTCTGCATCAGAGAGGCGTCCACCAAATCCGATTTAAGAGAATTTTACCGCCTTTACCTTGACAATATGCGGCATTTAGACAGCTACGGAAATCCCTATAGTTTTTTTCGAAATATTTGGGATCTGCTTTTTCCTAAAAACTTCAATATGCTTCTGCTTGAAAAGGGAAAATGTTTAGGCGGTTTGGCCCAATTCAAATATGAAAAGGGAATCTATGGCGGCTATGTAGCGATAGATAGACAGTGGAATTGGGGAAGATACTCAATGATGCCCTATATGATTTGGAAACTAATAAGCTGGGCTGAAGAAAACGGTTTTAGGTATATTTCATTGGGCTCAACACCTTCTCAAAACGCAAACGCATACCACATCCAAAAAAGTAATTTTGGAGCTGCGTTTTTGCAGCAAGAGAAAGTTACCATTCCCTTTAGTTTTAATGCTAAAGTTTACATGTTAGCGAAGACAAAGGCTATTCCATCATGCAAGCAATCAGAAAAATTTTTCCCAATAAATTTCGAGCTTTCTTAA
- a CDS encoding cupin domain-containing protein — protein MKLEKIHQDDRGEIWVLMIDGREHTFLKSNKNSARGGCIHRLSQEHAVVLEGVVEYHIRGKKKRIYKKGESVLIEPNCPHYFVALEDSIVMEWGPSPDEKKEKHPQWRKVVDKINEKSRY, from the coding sequence TCAAGATGACCGCGGCGAGATTTGGGTTCTCATGATTGATGGAAGAGAACATACCTTCCTGAAATCAAACAAGAATTCTGCACGAGGAGGATGCATCCACAGGTTATCACAGGAGCATGCCGTTGTATTGGAAGGTGTCGTGGAATATCACATAAGAGGGAAAAAGAAAAGGATTTACAAAAAAGGAGAAAGCGTCTTGATAGAGCCGAACTGTCCCCATTATTTTGTCGCCCTCGAAGATTCTATTGTTATGGAGTGGGGACCAAGCCCGGATGAGAAAAAAGAAAAGCATCCACAATGGCGAAAAGTCGTCGACAAAATAAATGAAAAGTCCAGGTACTAA
- a CDS encoding DegT/DnrJ/EryC1/StrS family aminotransferase, whose product MRKISQMEPWFAEEEKTAVMQYLNSGGWLTEFKETRNFEKMVADYVGSKYGIAVNNGTISLTVAALGLGIGRGDEVIVPDFTMIASANSLLLAGAKPIFVDISREDLCLDLDLVEDAISSRTKAIMFVSMNGRYTDMTRLKSIAENHNLFLIEDAAQSLGCKCAGKHLGTFGQVGSFSFSTPKIITTGQGGMLVTDDEKLYRLMSMIKDFGRSDIGNLSRQVDFHEIIGFNFKFTDLQAVIGIEQMKKLSWRVERKKAIFKIYHDLLESIPQIDFIPTNLKDTSPWFIDIIVERGRDELASFLKNQGIGTRYFYPAIHTQPPYSYVKKNFPVSDWASRSGLWLPSSAFLTDDDVHYVCDHVRKYFAHSG is encoded by the coding sequence ATGCGCAAGATAAGTCAGATGGAACCTTGGTTCGCTGAAGAAGAGAAAACTGCTGTAATGCAATATCTGAATTCAGGCGGTTGGCTTACCGAGTTCAAGGAAACTCGAAATTTTGAAAAAATGGTGGCAGATTACGTCGGAAGCAAGTATGGTATAGCGGTAAACAATGGCACAATAAGCTTAACTGTCGCTGCTTTGGGTCTCGGGATAGGACGGGGCGACGAAGTTATCGTTCCAGACTTCACCATGATAGCGTCGGCAAACTCTCTTCTTCTAGCTGGAGCGAAGCCCATATTTGTTGACATATCGAGAGAAGACCTTTGCCTTGATTTAGACTTGGTGGAAGATGCCATTTCTTCCAGAACAAAGGCTATAATGTTTGTGAGCATGAACGGAAGATATACCGACATGACACGGCTAAAGTCAATAGCCGAAAATCACAACCTATTCTTAATTGAAGACGCTGCCCAATCATTAGGCTGCAAATGTGCTGGCAAGCATTTGGGCACCTTCGGGCAGGTTGGTTCTTTCTCATTTAGTACACCGAAAATAATCACGACTGGGCAGGGCGGCATGCTTGTTACTGACGACGAAAAATTGTATCGGCTCATGAGCATGATTAAGGATTTTGGGAGATCTGATATCGGCAACTTATCTAGGCAAGTGGACTTCCATGAAATCATCGGCTTTAACTTCAAATTCACCGACTTGCAAGCGGTTATCGGCATTGAGCAAATGAAGAAACTTAGCTGGAGAGTTGAGCGGAAAAAAGCGATCTTCAAGATCTATCATGATTTATTAGAAAGTATTCCGCAAATCGACTTTATTCCCACCAATCTAAAAGACACTTCGCCTTGGTTTATCGACATAATAGTTGAGAGGGGAAGAGATGAACTGGCTTCTTTTCTGAAAAACCAGGGAATCGGCACCAGATATTTCTATCCAGCAATTCATACGCAGCCTCCATATTCGTACGTGAAGAAAAACTTTCCAGTTTCAGATTGGGCTAGTCGCTCAGGATTATGGTTACCATCTTCTGCATTCTTAACTGATGATGATGTACATTACGTGTGTGATCATGTAAGGAAGTACTTCGCGCACAGTGGCTAA